TATCGCCATTAGTGAACAAAGCCTTAGAGAAAGGTGCCGAGAAAATCAGTGAGCTGATGATTCAGTCAGCTTGGGATGGAGGTGGTAAGCTCTCGCGTGTGTTGGGACGGGGGCTGAATGGCACAACGCGAGGACTGATATTTAATGCCGCGCAGAAGTATGTCCAGAACTATGCGAATCGGCATGGTCGACTGAAAATTTTAGGAATGCGTGAACCGGTTTCCTTGGAGTCGATCTATACGTCGGTACGATTTCTGGAGGGTGATGTGCGGCGTTATGCTTCCATTGATGATTTGGAAGCAGTCTATAGAGAATCTAGTCAGCGGCGGTTCCAGGCAGATTTATCTGCAAAGCAGGATAGTCTGAAGGTCGCGAATCAAAAACAATTTTTGATGGTGCTCGGTCAGCCAGGAGCGGGGAAATCGACATTTCTGCGACGAATCGGTTTGGCGGCTTTGAAGAGTGAGTATGACCATAAATGTTTACCCGTCTTCATTGAGCTGAAGCGATTTACGACGGATGACATTGATATTGAGCAGATTATTGTTAACGAGTTAGAGACCTGTCAGTTTCCGGAGTCATCATCATCAGTTAAGAGATTGCTAGAGAAAGGCAAGCTATTAGTGCTGTTAGATGGTTTGGATGAGGTGCCGACGGCCCAGCTTGATGTAGCAATTCGACGCATTAAGGATTTTGTTGATCGTTACGATAAGAATCGGTTTATTGCTTCTTGCCGAATTGCGGCCTATCGCAATTATTTCAGTCGCTTTAGCGATGTGATTATGGCGGACTTTGATGATGAGCAGATTCAGCAATTTATTGGTAACTGGTTCTCGACTGCCCAAGATCGCGAGTTTGATGTGGCCGGAAATTGTTGGAACCTTTTGCAGCAGACAGAATATCAAGCAGCAAAGGAACTCGCACAAACACCGTTATTGCTAACGTTCTTGTGTCTTGTGTTTGATGACTCGCAGACTTTCCCAAAGAATCGGGCGATTTTGTATGGTGAGGCGATGGATGTTTTGCTGAAACGGTGGGCGGCGGAGAAGCGAGTACAGCGTGATCCGATTTATCGTGATTTGAGTTATGCGCTGGAGGAGATGCTGCTGGCGGAGATTGCCTATAGAAGTTTCCAGGCAAATCAACTCTTTTTCTCACAGCAAGATGTGGTGATGCAGATTCGAGAATTTCTGGCGAAGAATTTGAATGCGCCACAGCATCTCGATGGCGAAGTGATCTTAGAAGCGATCCAAGTTCAGCAGGGCCTACTGGTGGAGCGAGCCACGGAAGTGTTGTCGTTTTCGCATTTAACGATTCAAGAGTATCTGACCGCGAGACATATTGTTGATCATGATTTAGTCGATGAAGTGATTGAACGGCATATTGCCGATCCAAAGTGGCGGGAGATTTTCCTGCTAATGGCGGGGTTGTCGCGGGGGGGGGCAGATGGGCTGCTACAGAAAATTGCTGCGATGACACGTGAGAAATTGCAATCTGATCGACTTCAGCCTTTAGTTGCTTGGAGCGGGAGCGTTGTAAGTACTTCAAAGAATAATGATCAG
This window of the Romeriopsis navalis LEGE 11480 genome carries:
- a CDS encoding NACHT domain-containing protein, encoding MSGLEPLAAAALSPLVNKALEKGAEKISELMIQSAWDGGGKLSRVLGRGLNGTTRGLIFNAAQKYVQNYANRHGRLKILGMREPVSLESIYTSVRFLEGDVRRYASIDDLEAVYRESSQRRFQADLSAKQDSLKVANQKQFLMVLGQPGAGKSTFLRRIGLAALKSEYDHKCLPVFIELKRFTTDDIDIEQIIVNELETCQFPESSSSVKRLLEKGKLLVLLDGLDEVPTAQLDVAIRRIKDFVDRYDKNRFIASCRIAAYRNYFSRFSDVIMADFDDEQIQQFIGNWFSTAQDREFDVAGNCWNLLQQTEYQAAKELAQTPLLLTFLCLVFDDSQTFPKNRAILYGEAMDVLLKRWAAEKRVQRDPIYRDLSYALEEMLLAEIAYRSFQANQLFFSQQDVVMQIREFLAKNLNAPQHLDGEVILEAIQVQQGLLVERATEVLSFSHLTIQEYLTARHIVDHDLVDEVIERHIADPKWREIFLLMAGLSRGGADGLLQKIAAMTREKLQSDRLQPLVAWSGSVVSTSKNNDQRAAQRCELISLTIILARALDLARALDLELDLTRARALARALARAFDLARDRDRARTLASARTLASARARARARALVSARDVGVEVARALARALASARTLARASASASALASASASASDLDLDRDLASALASALASALAYTEAHVFDTIDFGTIVAQIEHLQNHKIASIKTMDDYFAFINQIQKIWIDGLSIEAAWLDFSDAEVQVIQSYFEIIELMVQCKDAAVRVSPQVWQDIEDQILTAS